In the genome of Myroides phaeus, one region contains:
- a CDS encoding flagellar motor protein MotB: protein MILRKIALSILAVTMLSSCVTRRLYNELDAQYQDALKDNERLSSDLDLLNTSNTDLEQIKKQLADQLRELQQERNNLNAEISAAQNKLKDLENSYSNLEKHSAETLKAEAARLASAKSELEEKAKRVAELESILANNDKQMRALKDNLSKALNAFEGRGLTIEQKNGKVYVSMENKLLFKSGSWTVNNEGNEAVVELGKVLADNPDITVLIEGHTDNDKILGNLGDGVTTNWDLSTKRSLAIVSILEKTAGIDKKNLTAAGRSEFAPIADNKTAEGKAKNRRIEVILTPNLDKINAMLNQI, encoded by the coding sequence ATGATATTACGTAAAATCGCCCTAAGCATATTAGCTGTAACAATGCTTTCATCTTGTGTAACAAGAAGATTATACAACGAACTTGATGCTCAATATCAAGATGCATTAAAAGATAACGAGCGTTTAAGTTCAGACCTTGACTTGTTAAACACGTCAAATACAGACTTAGAACAAATCAAGAAACAATTAGCAGACCAGTTGCGTGAATTGCAACAAGAACGCAATAATCTAAATGCTGAAATTTCTGCAGCACAAAACAAGCTAAAAGATTTAGAAAACTCTTATTCTAATTTAGAAAAACACAGTGCTGAAACATTAAAAGCAGAAGCAGCAAGATTAGCAAGTGCTAAATCAGAATTAGAAGAAAAAGCAAAACGCGTTGCTGAATTAGAAAGTATCTTAGCAAATAATGACAAGCAGATGAGAGCTTTAAAAGATAATTTATCTAAAGCTTTAAATGCCTTTGAAGGACGTGGACTTACAATCGAACAAAAAAATGGTAAAGTTTACGTTTCTATGGAAAACAAGTTATTGTTTAAATCAGGTAGTTGGACAGTAAACAACGAAGGAAACGAAGCAGTAGTAGAATTAGGAAAAGTATTAGCTGACAATCCAGACATTACAGTTTTAATTGAAGGACATACCGATAACGACAAAATCTTAGGTAACTTAGGAGATGGTGTAACAACCAACTGGGATCTATCAACTAAAAGATCATTAGCTATTGTATCAATTCTTGAAAAAACAGCAGGAATAGACAAAAAGAACCTTACTGCAGCAGGAAGAAGCGAATTTGCACCTATTGCAGACAATAAAACAGCTGAAGGAAAAGCGAAAAACAGACGAATTGAAGTTATCTTAACTCCAAACTTAGATAAAATCAATGCAATGCTTAACCAAATATAA
- a CDS encoding exodeoxyribonuclease III, producing MKIISYNVNGIRAAIKKGFIDWIQEENADVICLQEIKANESQIPTEELAAAGYPYQYYFSAQKAGYSGVAVLCKEKPNNVAYGTGIEYMDSEGRNLRVDFDTVSVMSLYLPSASNIERLDFKYQYMDDFFTYINELRKELPNLVICGDYNICHEAIDIHDPVRNAKVSGFLPEERAWIGKFIENGFIDSFRMFNKEPHNYSWWTYRANARNNNKGWRIDYNMVSAPLEDRITAARILPDVKHSDHCPIVVELKS from the coding sequence ATGAAGATTATCTCATACAATGTAAATGGAATACGAGCAGCAATAAAAAAAGGATTTATTGACTGGATTCAAGAAGAAAATGCAGATGTAATTTGTTTACAAGAAATCAAAGCTAACGAAAGTCAAATACCAACAGAAGAATTAGCGGCGGCAGGTTACCCATACCAATATTATTTTTCAGCTCAAAAAGCAGGATATAGTGGAGTTGCGGTTTTGTGTAAAGAAAAACCGAACAATGTAGCCTACGGAACAGGTATTGAGTATATGGACTCAGAAGGTCGCAATCTACGCGTAGATTTTGATACCGTATCTGTTATGTCGTTATACTTACCTTCTGCCTCAAATATTGAACGTTTAGACTTTAAATATCAATATATGGATGACTTCTTTACTTATATAAATGAATTAAGAAAAGAACTTCCAAATCTTGTCATTTGTGGTGATTACAATATATGTCACGAAGCAATTGACATTCACGATCCTGTAAGAAATGCAAAAGTATCAGGATTCTTACCTGAAGAAAGAGCTTGGATAGGTAAATTTATAGAAAACGGATTCATTGATAGTTTCCGTATGTTCAACAAAGAACCACACAACTATAGTTGGTGGACATACAGAGCAAACGCAAGAAACAACAATAAAGGTTGGCGTATTGACTATAATATGGTATCTGCCCCCCTTGAAGATCGTATTACAGCTGCTCGCATCTTACCAGATGTAAAACACTCTGACCACTGCCCTATTGTTGTAGAGCTAAAGTCATAA
- a CDS encoding GNAT family N-acyltransferase: MGLVTAKEVAKAINVDKYGVLGTFSGWLLMKALKITTLNKIYDRNKHLENLDFLNAILEEFQIEFEIDPDELKRLPKKGPYITISNHPLGGIDGILLLKLMQEHDPNFKIVANFLLHRIEPLKPYIMPVNPFENNKDIKSSVVGLKDTLRHLSDGKPLGIFPAGEVSTYQDDRLVVDKPWEEGAIKLIKKANVPVVPIYFHATNSKLFYFLSKINPTLRTAKLPSELLTQKNRVIKIRIGRPISVEEQNEHYDLNDYGNFLRFKTYLLSNAYKDEDSRKRIKVPSFNFKFPKVVKDIIEPQPKEKILEEIEALRENDSRLLQSKNYEVFLCKSEKIPCILQEIGRLREITFRQVGEGTNNESDLDQYDNYYHHMFLWDNDANEICGAYRMGLGSEIYKKHGINGFYLNELFRFESELYPMLSQSIEMGRAFIIKEYQQKPMPLFLLWKGIVHTTLRFPEHKYLIGGVSISNQFSDFSKSLMIEFMRSHYFDPYIAQYITPKMEYKVNLKDSEKDLIFSETDSDLNKFDKIIEDVEPGKLRLPVLIKKYIKQNAKVVAFNVDPLFNNAIDGLMYIKIADLPESTVKPVMEEFAAELEKKIQEENNKTEE, encoded by the coding sequence ATGGGGTTAGTAACGGCGAAAGAAGTAGCAAAGGCAATTAACGTAGATAAATATGGTGTTTTAGGCACATTTTCAGGATGGCTTTTGATGAAGGCTCTGAAAATCACAACGTTAAATAAAATTTACGACCGCAATAAGCATTTAGAAAACCTTGATTTTTTAAATGCTATTTTAGAAGAGTTTCAAATCGAATTTGAAATTGATCCAGATGAACTAAAAAGATTGCCTAAAAAAGGGCCTTATATTACGATATCAAATCACCCATTGGGTGGTATTGATGGTATTTTATTGTTGAAATTAATGCAAGAGCACGATCCTAATTTTAAGATTGTTGCTAACTTTTTATTGCATAGAATTGAACCATTGAAACCTTATATTATGCCTGTCAATCCTTTTGAAAATAATAAGGATATAAAGTCAAGTGTAGTAGGGTTAAAAGATACTTTACGCCACCTTAGTGATGGCAAGCCTTTAGGAATTTTCCCTGCTGGGGAGGTTTCTACTTACCAAGATGATAGACTTGTTGTTGATAAACCTTGGGAAGAAGGGGCAATTAAATTAATTAAAAAGGCAAATGTTCCTGTTGTGCCTATTTACTTTCATGCAACGAATAGTAAATTATTCTATTTCTTATCGAAAATTAATCCAACATTGCGTACTGCAAAGTTGCCTTCTGAATTATTGACTCAGAAGAATAGAGTAATTAAGATTAGAATTGGACGTCCTATCTCTGTTGAGGAACAGAATGAGCATTATGATCTAAATGATTATGGTAATTTCTTGCGTTTTAAAACGTATTTATTATCGAATGCTTATAAGGATGAGGATAGTAGAAAGAGAATTAAAGTGCCATCTTTTAATTTTAAATTTCCGAAAGTGGTTAAGGATATTATTGAACCACAACCAAAGGAAAAGATTTTAGAAGAAATTGAGGCACTGAGAGAAAATGATTCTCGTCTTCTCCAAAGTAAAAACTATGAGGTTTTCTTGTGTAAATCTGAGAAAATCCCGTGTATTCTACAGGAAATAGGTCGATTAAGAGAAATAACTTTCCGCCAAGTTGGTGAAGGAACAAATAATGAATCAGATTTAGATCAATATGATAACTATTATCACCATATGTTCTTATGGGATAATGATGCAAATGAAATTTGTGGAGCTTATCGTATGGGATTGGGGTCTGAGATTTATAAAAAACATGGTATTAATGGTTTTTATTTGAATGAGTTATTCCGTTTTGAGTCTGAGTTGTATCCAATGCTTTCTCAGTCTATTGAAATGGGTAGGGCTTTTATTATAAAAGAGTATCAGCAAAAGCCAATGCCTCTGTTTTTATTGTGGAAAGGAATTGTACATACAACTTTACGTTTTCCTGAGCATAAGTACTTGATTGGTGGGGTGAGTATTAGTAATCAGTTTTCTGATTTCTCTAAGTCATTGATGATTGAGTTTATGCGTTCTCATTATTTTGATCCTTATATTGCACAATATATTACTCCTAAAATGGAGTATAAAGTGAACTTAAAGGATAGTGAAAAGGATTTAATCTTTAGTGAAACGGATTCGGATTTGAATAAATTTGATAAAATCATTGAAGATGTTGAGCCTGGAAAATTGAGGTTACCTGTTTTGATTAAAAAATATATTAAACAAAATGCTAAGGTAGTTGCGTTTAATGTGGACCCTTTGTTTAATAATGCAATTGATGGATTAATGTATATTAAAATTGCTGATTTACCAGAGAGCACTGTTAAACCTGTAATGGAGGAGTTTGCTGCTGAATTGGAAAAGAAAATTCAGGAAGAGAATAATAAAACGGAAGAGTAA
- a CDS encoding 2-hydroxyacid dehydrogenase produces the protein MNTRKVLHIDSNHPLMIEQLAQMGYENVENYTSTKEEIEQTISEYEGVIIRSRFKIDKTFLDSATNLKFIGRVGAGLENIECDYATTKGIALIAAPEGNRTAVGEHALGMLLTLMNKLNLVDQEVREGIWIREGNRGYEIEGKTVGIIGYGNMGNAFAKRLQGFDCKVIFYDIKEGLENQFAKQVTLEELQEQVDILSLHTPQTPETMNMIDEQFINRLKKPIWFVNTARGKSVNTAALVNALKQGKVLGAALDVLEYEKSSFENMFSDNTLPEPMQYLVQAKNVLLSPHIAGWTIESKEKLAQVIIDKIKLLNN, from the coding sequence ATGAATACAAGAAAAGTTTTACATATTGACAGTAACCACCCGTTAATGATAGAGCAATTAGCTCAAATGGGATATGAAAATGTAGAAAACTATACTTCTACAAAAGAAGAAATAGAACAAACTATTTCCGAATATGAAGGTGTAATCATTAGAAGTAGGTTTAAAATAGACAAAACCTTTTTAGACTCTGCCACTAATTTAAAATTTATTGGTCGTGTTGGTGCAGGATTAGAAAACATTGAGTGCGACTATGCTACTACAAAAGGAATAGCACTAATTGCTGCTCCGGAAGGAAATAGAACAGCCGTTGGAGAACACGCTTTAGGTATGTTGCTAACCTTAATGAACAAACTAAACTTGGTAGACCAAGAAGTTAGAGAAGGAATTTGGATAAGAGAAGGCAATCGTGGGTATGAAATTGAAGGAAAAACAGTAGGAATTATAGGTTATGGAAATATGGGAAATGCTTTTGCAAAACGCCTACAAGGCTTTGACTGTAAAGTTATTTTCTATGACATCAAAGAAGGCTTAGAAAATCAATTTGCAAAACAAGTAACTTTAGAAGAACTACAAGAACAAGTAGATATTCTAAGTTTACACACCCCACAAACACCAGAGACAATGAATATGATTGATGAACAATTCATCAACCGTTTAAAAAAACCAATCTGGTTTGTCAATACTGCACGAGGTAAGTCTGTAAATACAGCAGCATTAGTCAATGCCCTTAAACAAGGAAAAGTATTAGGAGCCGCATTAGATGTTTTAGAATATGAAAAATCATCTTTCGAAAATATGTTTAGTGACAATACACTTCCTGAACCAATGCAGTACTTAGTACAAGCTAAAAATGTATTACTATCACCTCATATTGCAGGTTGGACTATTGAAAGCAAAGAAAAATTAGCACAAGTAATCATTGACAAAATAAAATTACTAAACAACTAA
- the mgtE gene encoding magnesium transporter: MEFKISKESIQQFEDLIADNNEKELLHILKDIHYADIAEIMNELSTEEAIYIFDILDSEVTAEILLELDEDVREKILKSLSPKEIAEELDELDTDDAADIISELSEDRKEEVLSELEDLEHAKDIVELLRYDEDTAGGLMAKEFVSVNENWSVLTCVKEMRKQAEHVSRVHSIYVLDNEGRLKGRLSLKDLLTTSTTTHISDVYIRNVDSVKVDTKDVEVARIMQKYDLEAIPVVDEMGRLVGRITIDDIVDVIKEEADKDYQLAAGISQDVEANDSILTLTRARLPWLILAMIGGFVAVNVSRSFEGAMEKFGVLFFFTPLIAAMAGNVGVQSSAIIVQGLANNSITGSIWKRLGKEVTLSLLNGFLLAILMMIGSHFLLGVDYIIGITVSIALISVIIIASLIGTFVPIFLNKYGIDPALATGPFITTSNDIFGILIYFSIAKAILGF, from the coding sequence ATGGAGTTTAAAATCAGTAAAGAATCTATCCAACAATTTGAAGATTTAATTGCTGATAATAATGAAAAGGAGCTTCTTCATATCCTAAAAGATATTCACTATGCAGATATAGCAGAAATAATGAATGAGCTTTCTACTGAGGAAGCCATTTATATTTTTGACATTTTAGACAGTGAAGTAACTGCAGAGATATTATTAGAATTAGATGAAGACGTACGTGAAAAGATATTAAAATCCCTTTCACCAAAAGAAATTGCAGAAGAATTAGACGAATTAGACACAGATGACGCTGCAGATATTATTTCAGAATTATCAGAAGATAGAAAAGAAGAAGTTCTTTCCGAGTTAGAAGATTTAGAACACGCAAAAGACATTGTAGAGTTATTACGCTACGATGAAGATACAGCAGGAGGATTAATGGCCAAAGAGTTTGTATCTGTAAATGAAAACTGGTCAGTTCTAACTTGTGTAAAAGAAATGCGTAAACAAGCAGAACATGTTTCACGCGTACACTCTATTTATGTATTAGATAATGAAGGGCGTTTAAAAGGACGTTTATCATTAAAAGATTTACTTACTACATCAACAACCACACATATTAGTGATGTCTATATTAGAAATGTAGATTCTGTAAAAGTAGACACAAAAGATGTTGAAGTAGCACGTATTATGCAAAAATATGACTTAGAAGCCATACCCGTAGTAGATGAAATGGGTCGTTTAGTAGGTCGTATTACCATAGATGATATTGTTGACGTAATCAAAGAAGAGGCAGATAAAGATTACCAATTAGCTGCAGGTATCTCACAAGACGTAGAAGCAAACGATAGTATTCTAACCCTTACACGAGCACGATTACCTTGGTTAATCTTAGCTATGATCGGAGGATTTGTAGCTGTAAATGTATCCCGAAGCTTTGAAGGAGCGATGGAGAAATTTGGTGTACTATTCTTTTTCACTCCATTAATTGCAGCAATGGCAGGAAACGTAGGAGTTCAATCCTCTGCAATTATAGTACAAGGATTAGCAAATAACAGTATTACAGGTTCAATTTGGAAACGTCTTGGAAAAGAAGTTACTTTAAGTTTACTAAATGGGTTTTTACTTGCTATACTTATGATGATTGGTAGTCACTTCTTATTAGGAGTAGATTATATAATAGGTATTACAGTTTCAATAGCCCTAATTAGTGTTATTATAATCGCAAGTTTAATCGGAACGTTTGTTCCCATTTTCTTAAACAAATACGGTATTGACCCCGCTTTAGCGACAGGTCCATTTATCACAACCAGCAATGATATCTTTGGAATTTTAATTTACTTTTCAATAGCAAAAGCTATATTAGGTTTCTAA
- the rsmA gene encoding 16S rRNA (adenine(1518)-N(6)/adenine(1519)-N(6))-dimethyltransferase RsmA — protein sequence MDKVRAKKHLGQHFLTDESVAKRIADTLTLEGYKKVLEIGPGMGVLTKYILDKPTETFVVEIDTESVDYLHQHYPKLRDHIFAQDFLKFDITTAFKQEPFAVIGNFPYNISTQIVFRALELRDYVPEFSGMFQKEVAERICEKKGSKAYGILSVLTQAFYEVEYLFTVSEHVFNPPPKVKSGVMRMRRKENYSLPCNEKLFFNVVKTAFNQRRKTLRNSLKSFNLPEEIREQEIFNLRPEQLGYEQFIEITQKIEANGV from the coding sequence ATGGATAAAGTAAGAGCAAAAAAACACTTAGGTCAACATTTTTTAACAGACGAAAGTGTAGCTAAACGCATAGCAGATACGTTAACCTTAGAAGGATATAAGAAAGTATTAGAAATCGGTCCAGGAATGGGAGTATTAACAAAATACATCTTAGACAAGCCTACAGAAACCTTTGTTGTTGAAATTGACACAGAATCAGTAGACTATTTACACCAACATTATCCGAAATTAAGAGACCACATTTTCGCACAAGATTTTTTAAAGTTCGATATAACAACTGCATTCAAACAAGAGCCTTTTGCAGTAATTGGAAACTTCCCTTACAATATATCAACTCAAATTGTATTTAGAGCCTTAGAGTTACGCGATTACGTTCCAGAATTTTCAGGTATGTTCCAAAAAGAAGTAGCTGAAAGAATCTGTGAGAAAAAAGGAAGCAAAGCCTACGGAATTTTATCTGTGTTAACCCAAGCGTTCTATGAAGTAGAGTATTTATTTACTGTTTCAGAACACGTATTCAATCCACCACCAAAAGTTAAGTCAGGTGTGATGCGTATGAGACGTAAAGAGAACTACAGCTTACCATGTAACGAAAAGCTATTTTTCAACGTAGTAAAAACAGCCTTCAATCAAAGAAGAAAAACATTAAGAAACAGTCTAAAGAGTTTCAATTTACCTGAAGAGATCAGAGAACAAGAGATATTCAACCTAAGACCAGAGCAATTAGGTTACGAACAATTTATAGAAATTACACAAAAAATAGAAGCCAATGGAGTTTAA